One region of Pygocentrus nattereri isolate fPygNat1 chromosome 14, fPygNat1.pri, whole genome shotgun sequence genomic DNA includes:
- the mpv17l gene encoding mpv17-like protein, with amino-acid sequence MRKSLFQKAKVVPWITNVTLYGCLFAGGDLVHQYLAHPDHIDWRHTRHVAIVALSFHGNFNYFWLRALERRFPGRSLGMVLRKLVLDQSFASPLATSVFYTGVSFLEGKEDIFEDWRAKFFNTYKTGLMYWPFMQFLNFVLMPLYLRTAFMGCSAFLWATFLCFSRQNGDGTAAVALAWIMAPKKRLLTRKTNEEK; translated from the exons atgagaaaatctctttTCCAAAAAGCGAAGGTGGTCCCGTGGATAACCAACGTGACCCTGTATGGTTGTCTGTTCGCCGGGGGGGACCTGGTGCACCAATATCTGGCCCATCCGGACCACATCGACTGGAGGCACACCAGGCACGTGGCCATCGTGGCCCTCAGCTTTCATGGAAACTTCAACTACTTCTGGCTGAGGGCCCTGGAGCGGCGGTTCCCCGGCAGGTCGCTGGGCATGGTTCTCCGCAAGCTGGTTCTGGACCAGAGCTTCGCATCACCACTGGCGACAAGTGTCTTCTACACAG GAGTGAGTTTTCTGGAGGGAAAGGAGGACATCTTTGAAGACTGGAGGGCGAAGTTCTTTAACACCTATAAG ACCGGCCTTATGTACTGGCCCTTCATGCAG TTTCTGAACTTCGTGCTGATGCCGCTGTACCTGCGCACAGCATTTATGGGCTGTTCCGCGTTCCTCTGGGCCACGTTCCTCTGCTTCTCGCGGCAGAACGGCGACGGCACAGCGGCCGTGGCTCTGGCCTGGATTATGGCCCCCAAAAAGAGGCTCCTGACCCGCAAGACCAACGAGGAGAAATAA